From a region of the Vallitalea longa genome:
- a CDS encoding helix-turn-helix domain-containing protein → MNIYEILDQQEKNKKIRKNNFFNNKLLEELITKSNYQKKDVAGLLGVSKGLVSQWTKNKVPSLFLYYELCNLLEIDYSILLKKDKRSD, encoded by the coding sequence ATGAATATCTATGAAATTTTAGATCAACAGGAAAAAAATAAGAAAATACGCAAAAACAATTTTTTTAATAATAAGCTTTTAGAAGAATTAATTACTAAAAGCAATTATCAAAAAAAAGATGTAGCAGGTTTACTAGGTGTAAGTAAGGGACTTGTGTCTCAATGGACAAAAAACAAGGTTCCATCATTATTCTTATATTATGAATTATGTAATCTATTAGAAATAGATTACTCGATATTACTAAAAAAAGATAAGAGGAGCGATTAA